The DNA sequence TCTTGGGAAAATTGTGAGTGGGGCTCTTTTTATTGCTGCTGGCAATGCTGAGGTTGGGGCTATGTGTGTAGGCGGGGTGGGAGAAAGCTgacccccccgcccaccccaatTACCCCTGGGCAAACTCCCCTGTTTGGTCTGTCGTTGGGAGGAATTGGGAAAGAGTGTGCGAGCAAAGACTGGCCATGGCGGTATTCGCTGGCGAGGAGCGGGTGGTCTACTCTAGATCGCAGATGGTGTTCGCGGGAACAAAGGCACTGGAGGATGCGCTCAAGATCTTCATGCCCAAGTGCAGCGACTTTCACAACTCGGAGATTGAGCTGTGGGACTTCCTGTGCAGCATGAGGGAGGAAGGCTTCACCCCGGTCATCCTCCGCAGCAAGGACGTGTACGGGTATTCTTCGTGCCGCTCCACGGTGCCCGAAGCGAAGCCCACGGCTGAAGTCAAGCCCAGCGCCGAGAGGGCGCCCAGGAGTCGGCGAGGGAGACAAAGGAATGCGGGGGAGCCCGTCACTAAGAAACGCAAAAGCTGCCTGACAAAGACCTCACCTTCCCAGGTCGTCAGCCGGGTTTTGCGAGGCAGCTTGTCCAGCAAAACCACTGCCTCTCGCCCATTCGCCTTCCCAACCATAAAAGTTGAAG is a window from the Chiloscyllium punctatum isolate Juve2018m chromosome 44, sChiPun1.3, whole genome shotgun sequence genome containing:
- the LOC140466821 gene encoding coiled-coil domain-containing protein 71L-like, whose product is MAVFAGEERVVYSRSQMVFAGTKALEDALKIFMPKCSDFHNSEIELWDFLCSMREEGFTPVILRSKDVYGYSSCRSTVPEAKPTAEVKPSAERAPRSRRGRQRNAGEPVTKKRKSCLTKTSPSQVVSRVLRGSLSSKTTASRPFAFPTIKVEDSSSDESVSKARQRAQKILKVNLSPVIRLRPVRVP